The following are encoded in a window of Sinorhizobium sojae CCBAU 05684 genomic DNA:
- the nudC gene encoding NAD(+) diphosphatase, whose translation MTKTIFDLHSPHPEPSTFVAFAENHLERQSEHRSDDCVEVALKHPAAHFLAFSGAKLIVKHDEKIIDPLFAPYELADLEPALEETILLGCLPNGEPRLAVPSGLTDETVPEPFKIADARTLYRQQMLPEELLGQFAQGSSLIVWNANNRFCGRCGGPMDGRAGGYRRICTACGHMVFPRTDPVVIMLTIDLERDLCLLGRSPHFAPGMYSCLAGFVEPGETIENAVRRETQEESGIRIGRVRYHASQPWPLPHSLMIGCYAEAKSTTIKRDEQELEDVRWFTRAETEAMLERTTGIADTGNEHIPPPKGAIAHQLMRDWLAWPE comes from the coding sequence ATGACGAAAACGATCTTCGATCTTCACAGCCCTCACCCGGAACCGAGCACTTTCGTCGCTTTTGCGGAAAACCACCTCGAGCGCCAATCCGAACATCGAAGCGACGACTGCGTCGAAGTGGCGCTCAAACATCCGGCTGCGCATTTCCTCGCCTTTTCCGGCGCCAAGCTGATCGTCAAGCACGACGAGAAGATCATCGATCCGCTCTTTGCCCCTTACGAGCTTGCCGACCTTGAACCGGCGCTCGAGGAAACGATCCTGCTCGGCTGCCTGCCGAACGGCGAACCACGGCTCGCGGTGCCGTCTGGGCTTACCGATGAGACCGTGCCCGAACCCTTCAAGATCGCCGACGCGCGCACGCTCTATCGCCAGCAGATGCTACCGGAAGAGCTCCTCGGCCAGTTCGCGCAAGGTTCGAGCCTGATCGTCTGGAACGCCAACAATCGCTTCTGTGGCCGCTGCGGCGGGCCAATGGATGGAAGGGCCGGCGGCTACCGGCGCATCTGCACCGCCTGCGGCCATATGGTCTTTCCCCGCACGGATCCGGTTGTCATCATGCTGACCATCGATCTGGAGCGCGATCTCTGCCTTCTCGGCCGCAGCCCGCATTTTGCGCCGGGCATGTATTCCTGCCTTGCCGGCTTCGTGGAGCCGGGCGAGACGATCGAGAACGCCGTGCGCCGGGAGACGCAAGAAGAATCGGGCATTCGCATCGGGCGGGTCCGCTATCACGCCTCGCAGCCCTGGCCCCTGCCGCATTCGCTGATGATCGGCTGCTATGCCGAGGCGAAATCGACCACCATCAAGCGCGACGAGCAGGAGCTCGAGGACGTGCGCTGGTTCACCCGCGCCGAGACCGAAGCCATGCTGGAGCGCACGACCGGCATAGCCGACACCGGCAACGAGCACATCCCGCCGCCGAAAGGGGCGATCGCGCACCAACTCATGCGCGACTGGCTCGCCTGGCCCGAGTGA
- a CDS encoding HIT domain-containing protein, translating into MPTFTLDERLERDGIPIASIGLCQLRLMNDRRWPWLILIPQRDGVSEISDLSPLDQTMLTFETNLVATALKKVTEAEKINVGALGNIVRQLHVHVVARRTGDPNWPGPVWGFGKAEPWPETDHKAFAARILENL; encoded by the coding sequence TTGCCTACCTTCACGCTCGATGAGCGCCTTGAGCGCGACGGTATCCCGATCGCCTCGATCGGCCTCTGCCAATTGCGCCTGATGAACGACCGCCGCTGGCCCTGGCTCATCCTCATTCCCCAGCGCGACGGCGTTTCAGAAATCTCCGATTTGTCGCCGCTCGACCAGACGATGCTGACATTCGAAACGAACCTGGTGGCGACGGCGCTGAAAAAGGTGACGGAGGCCGAGAAGATCAATGTCGGCGCACTCGGCAACATCGTCCGACAGCTCCATGTGCATGTCGTCGCGCGCCGCACGGGCGACCCCAACTGGCCTGGCCCGGTCTGGGGCTTTGGCAAGGCCGAACCGTGGCCGGAAACGGACCACAAGGCGTTCGCAGCACGCATACTGGAAAATCTCTGA
- a CDS encoding DNA polymerase III subunit gamma/tau: MSDEAPISSPVSLPVSPAEKPAAYRVLARKYRPKDFSDLMVGQEPMVRTLTNAFETGRIAQAYMLTGVRGVGKTTTARILARALNYKTAEIDKPTIDLRVPGEHCQAIMDGRHVDVIEMDAASHTGIDDIREIIEQVRYRPVSARYKVYIIDEVHMLSTQAFNGLLKTLEEPPEHVKFIFATTEIRKVPITVLSRCQRFDLRRIGASDLVGLFSTILNKEAVPFDPEALAMVARAAEGSARDGLSLLDQAIAHGGGAVEVETVRSMLGLADRARIVDLFAHIIKGDAAAALGEFSAQYEAGANPTVVLTDLADFTHLVTRMKYVPEAANDQSLSEIERTRGAEFAGGVAVTTLSRIWQMLLKGIPEAESSARPAGAAEMVLIRLAHAAHLPSPEEAARRLLELSGNDAGGRPVPPRSGGGPQPQAGPSVEARSVEPAPVQRPSGSGATMLRAVSDSVPQPIGVGRLEESPAAAPAAKPQPRVSVNSISDIADLCGKNRDIKLKTLVRGFLRLVYIEPGRLDVNLPDDAPKTLLGELAVKLKEWTGIHWVVSYSREPGEPTLVEAEQRAQEERVNDARQDPDVAAILARFPGARITDVRIRAAEEEAESLAPATAESEDGDIVPGDDIE; encoded by the coding sequence ATGAGCGACGAAGCGCCTATTTCATCCCCCGTTTCACTTCCCGTTTCGCCCGCCGAGAAACCGGCCGCCTATCGCGTCCTGGCACGCAAGTATCGCCCCAAGGATTTCTCCGATCTCATGGTCGGCCAGGAACCGATGGTGCGCACGCTCACCAACGCCTTCGAGACCGGCCGCATCGCCCAGGCCTACATGCTGACGGGCGTGCGCGGCGTCGGCAAGACCACGACTGCGCGTATCCTGGCGCGCGCCCTGAACTACAAGACCGCGGAGATCGACAAGCCGACCATCGACCTGCGCGTCCCCGGCGAGCACTGCCAGGCGATCATGGATGGCCGCCATGTCGACGTGATCGAGATGGACGCTGCCTCCCATACCGGCATCGACGACATCCGCGAGATCATCGAGCAGGTGCGCTACCGGCCCGTCTCGGCCCGCTACAAAGTCTATATCATCGACGAAGTGCACATGCTCTCGACGCAGGCCTTCAACGGCCTGTTGAAGACGCTGGAAGAGCCGCCGGAGCACGTGAAGTTCATCTTCGCGACCACGGAGATCCGCAAGGTTCCGATCACGGTCCTGTCGCGCTGCCAGCGCTTCGACCTCCGGCGCATCGGCGCCTCCGACCTCGTCGGGCTGTTTTCGACCATTCTCAACAAGGAGGCCGTGCCCTTCGACCCGGAGGCACTGGCGATGGTGGCGCGTGCAGCCGAGGGATCGGCGCGCGACGGCCTGTCGCTGCTGGACCAGGCGATCGCCCATGGGGGCGGGGCCGTCGAGGTGGAAACGGTGCGCTCGATGCTGGGGCTCGCCGACCGGGCGCGTATCGTCGACCTCTTCGCGCACATCATCAAGGGCGATGCGGCGGCGGCGCTCGGCGAATTTTCGGCGCAGTACGAAGCCGGCGCCAATCCGACCGTGGTTTTGACCGATCTTGCCGACTTCACCCACCTCGTCACCCGGATGAAATACGTTCCCGAGGCGGCGAACGACCAGTCCCTGAGCGAGATCGAGCGCACGCGCGGTGCAGAATTCGCAGGAGGCGTCGCGGTGACGACGCTTTCACGCATCTGGCAGATGCTTCTCAAAGGCATTCCCGAGGCGGAAAGCTCCGCACGGCCGGCAGGCGCCGCCGAGATGGTGCTGATCCGGCTCGCCCATGCCGCGCATCTGCCCTCGCCGGAGGAGGCGGCGCGGCGGCTGCTCGAGCTTTCGGGCAACGATGCCGGCGGACGCCCGGTGCCGCCCCGCAGTGGCGGCGGACCCCAGCCGCAGGCCGGCCCGTCGGTCGAGGCCCGTTCCGTCGAACCCGCGCCCGTCCAGAGACCTTCGGGCAGTGGCGCCACCATGCTGCGCGCCGTTTCGGATTCAGTGCCGCAGCCGATCGGCGTCGGGCGCCTCGAGGAGAGCCCTGCGGCGGCACCGGCCGCCAAGCCGCAGCCCAGGGTATCGGTCAATTCGATCAGCGACATCGCCGATCTCTGCGGCAAGAACCGCGACATCAAGCTGAAGACGCTGGTGCGCGGTTTCTTAAGGCTTGTGTACATCGAACCTGGCCGGCTCGATGTCAACCTTCCCGACGACGCCCCGAAGACGCTGCTCGGCGAACTTGCGGTGAAGCTCAAAGAATGGACCGGCATCCACTGGGTCGTCAGCTACAGCCGCGAACCGGGCGAGCCGACGCTCGTCGAAGCCGAGCAGCGCGCCCAGGAGGAGCGCGTCAACGATGCGCGCCAGGACCCGGATGTCGCGGCGATCCTCGCGCGGTTTCCCGGCGCCCGCATCACCGACGTTCGCATACGCGCGGCCGAGGAGGAGGCGGAAAGCCTTGCGCCGGCGACGGCCGAGTCCGAGGACGGAGACATCGTGCCGGGTGACGACATAGAATAG